A window from Candidatus Bathyarchaeota archaeon encodes these proteins:
- a CDS encoding glycosyltransferase family 4 protein, producing the protein MNILWFNWRCWLNPSMGGAEVFTYEVAKRWVAHGHDVTLFTSEYAGCKKEECIDGIKIVRAGGRFGIYGEAKKAYLNRFRHDGFDVVIDEINTQPFFAQKFVKNHEKVVALIHQLAREFWFYETPFPVSYVGYHFLENRWLKQYVNIPTVTVSESTRKDLMALGFRDVSIVPEGLNFKPLSDLSGKESKPIVAFSGRLKHAKRPDHAIRAFEIIKQKVPDAELWVFGDGPFRKQLEGIAGSGVKFFGNIDSDQRRALLKKCSLLLVSGVREGWGLNVIEANALGTPAVAYDAPGLCDSVRNCETGLLAKNGDVEDLACKSIDVLTDVGLKEKLSVNALNYAKQFSWDITAECFLKLINND; encoded by the coding sequence ATGAACATACTCTGGTTTAATTGGCGTTGCTGGCTAAACCCTTCCATGGGCGGCGCTGAAGTTTTCACATATGAAGTCGCTAAACGCTGGGTTGCCCATGGTCATGACGTGACTTTGTTTACTTCAGAGTATGCGGGTTGCAAAAAAGAAGAGTGCATTGACGGAATAAAAATCGTCAGAGCAGGCGGACGATTTGGAATTTATGGGGAAGCAAAAAAAGCCTATCTGAACCGCTTTAGGCACGACGGCTTTGATGTTGTTATTGATGAAATAAACACGCAGCCTTTTTTTGCCCAGAAATTTGTGAAAAACCATGAAAAAGTGGTAGCGCTGATTCATCAGCTAGCCAGAGAATTTTGGTTTTATGAAACGCCCTTCCCCGTCAGCTACGTCGGCTATCATTTTCTTGAAAACCGTTGGCTAAAACAATACGTAAACATACCTACCGTTACGGTTTCCGAGAGTACACGCAAAGATTTGATGGCATTAGGCTTTAGAGATGTGTCAATTGTGCCTGAAGGCTTGAATTTTAAACCTCTATCGGATTTGTCTGGGAAGGAATCAAAACCCATAGTGGCTTTTTCTGGTCGGTTGAAGCATGCAAAAAGACCCGACCATGCTATCCGGGCGTTTGAAATCATTAAACAGAAAGTTCCTGATGCTGAATTATGGGTTTTTGGCGATGGCCCCTTCAGGAAGCAATTAGAAGGTATAGCTGGTTCAGGCGTAAAGTTCTTCGGAAATATAGATTCAGATCAACGCAGGGCATTGCTCAAAAAATGTTCCCTCCTTTTAGTTTCAGGCGTACGTGAAGGATGGGGTCTCAATGTTATCGAGGCAAACGCGTTGGGTACACCTGCGGTTGCTTATGATGCGCCCGGTTTATGTGATAGTGTGAGAAACTGCGAGACTGGTCTACTGGCAAAGAACGGTGATGTTGAAGATTTAGCGTGTAAAAGCATTGATGTTTTGACTGATGTCGGGTTGAAGGAGAAGTTAAGTGTAAATGCTTTAAATTATGCTAAGCAATTTAGTTGGGATATAACAGCTGAGTGCTTCCTTAAGTTGATAAATAATGATTAA
- a CDS encoding DUF3131 domain-containing protein, which translates to MHKKFWSSPTDTQAGKKRIWHLSGTKKIIITVVIIVTLLVSMVMFIPKSTPNVEPPINGTTPSSSPTSQATSNPSSSPDPLRPINVPGSTQNPLLITPKAPGVVGTAKDVNSTVWMAIAQYAWNFFQPGVGVSQLGLPYSGGVDYPAFTDWDLGSYIQAVIAAEKIGLIGVDGAWGSSGRFEKVVTFLETRELNATTNYPFWFYDATTGRNYREQSDLATSLVDGADAGRLLLALNNLKIYNSSLADRINYVVYTRSDYHALVQGMEQYSSSNGLYAYFIISGFACFWPQELGDVPSKILTNVFNSGNITTFGVELPKAPICNEPLLSSLFEINNADHERLLALTQQVILATEAFFAETGHYMAPSEGLTTTRGWLYGWVVGPNGKPWTITNSNQNTYYDYDVVTPCVYTKVGFSFLALANSTFTKNMCIWLENMTPDPLHGYYDGADWFQNSISHVSSNGNAIILDAALYALQK; encoded by the coding sequence TTTATCCCTAAATCAACTCCCAACGTTGAGCCTCCAATAAACGGAACCACCCCTTCTTCTTCACCGACTTCTCAAGCAACCAGTAATCCTTCCTCATCACCTGATCCTTTAAGACCAATTAATGTTCCCGGAAGTACCCAAAACCCGCTATTAATTACGCCTAAAGCTCCTGGAGTAGTTGGGACCGCAAAAGACGTCAACAGCACTGTTTGGATGGCAATTGCACAGTACGCTTGGAATTTCTTCCAGCCCGGGGTAGGTGTTTCTCAGTTAGGGCTTCCTTACTCTGGCGGCGTGGATTATCCGGCGTTTACTGATTGGGATTTAGGCTCCTATATTCAAGCTGTAATCGCTGCTGAGAAAATAGGCTTAATCGGCGTTGACGGCGCCTGGGGGTCTTCTGGACGATTTGAAAAAGTCGTGACTTTTCTGGAAACTCGAGAACTAAATGCGACAACGAACTATCCGTTTTGGTTTTATGATGCAACAACTGGTCGTAATTACCGTGAGCAATCTGATTTAGCAACTTCTCTGGTTGATGGCGCAGATGCCGGTCGGTTGCTTTTGGCACTAAACAATCTCAAAATCTACAACAGTTCCTTGGCTGACCGTATTAATTATGTTGTTTACACCCGAAGCGACTATCATGCCCTAGTTCAAGGGATGGAACAATATTCTTCCAGTAATGGCTTATACGCATACTTTATCATTAGTGGGTTTGCATGTTTTTGGCCTCAAGAACTCGGAGACGTACCCAGCAAGATATTGACAAACGTTTTCAACTCTGGCAACATAACGACTTTCGGCGTCGAATTACCCAAAGCGCCAATATGCAATGAGCCTCTTCTTAGTTCGCTATTTGAGATAAACAACGCGGACCATGAACGTCTACTGGCTTTAACACAACAGGTAATTCTTGCCACTGAAGCCTTCTTTGCTGAAACTGGACATTACATGGCTCCCAGCGAGGGCTTAACCACAACACGCGGCTGGCTATATGGCTGGGTTGTTGGACCCAACGGAAAGCCTTGGACTATAACAAACAGTAACCAAAATACTTACTATGACTACGATGTCGTTACCCCTTGTGTTTACACTAAAGTGGGCTTTTCTTTTCTGGCTTTGGCGAATTCAACTTTTACCAAAAACATGTGTATATGGTTAGAAAACATGACGCCTGACCCTCTGCATGGCTACTATGATGGTGCTGACTGGTTCCAAAATTCGATCTCGCACGTTAGCTCCAACGGTAACGCCATAATTTTAGATGCTGCTCTCTACGCCTTACAAAAATAA
- a CDS encoding glycosyltransferase family 2 protein yields the protein MVEIQANGAALNNFDAVSGGLLVIAGIPAYNEEKTIARVVLGAQKYAHIVVVCDDGSADMTSEIAERLGAVVIRHEKNLGYGAALQSLFKRAKELNADVLVTLDSDGQHDPSEIPQLIKPIEDGVAEVVLGSRFKADSGTADMPKYRKFGIQVITKLANTSSSNGGGNVSDAQSGFRAYGKSALDQLSMYETGMSASVELLRAINKAGLRVYEVPISCKYATSVGAKTSTENPFTHGIGLVMSLVKLVVEERPLPFLGIPGAISIIIGVSFGLWLLDMFIKTREIVTNVALASIAFLLIGFFLTLTAIILYAITRLANKFNHSNQKRELI from the coding sequence TTGGTCGAAATACAAGCAAACGGGGCGGCACTAAATAACTTTGATGCTGTTAGTGGTGGTTTGCTAGTAATTGCCGGAATCCCCGCTTATAATGAAGAAAAAACAATTGCGCGAGTTGTCTTAGGCGCCCAAAAATACGCACACATCGTTGTTGTATGTGATGACGGCTCAGCTGACATGACTAGCGAAATAGCCGAACGGCTAGGTGCAGTTGTCATTCGTCATGAAAAAAACTTGGGATATGGCGCAGCTTTACAAAGCCTGTTTAAACGCGCCAAAGAATTAAACGCTGACGTTCTGGTTACTTTGGATTCCGACGGACAACATGACCCCTCGGAAATACCTCAATTAATTAAACCCATAGAAGATGGCGTGGCTGAAGTGGTTCTTGGCAGCAGATTCAAGGCAGATAGCGGAACAGCTGATATGCCAAAGTATAGAAAATTCGGTATTCAGGTTATCACAAAATTAGCTAACACCTCAAGTAGTAATGGCGGAGGTAATGTTAGTGACGCCCAGAGCGGCTTTAGAGCTTATGGTAAATCTGCTTTAGATCAATTATCGATGTATGAAACTGGTATGAGCGCCAGTGTAGAGTTGTTACGTGCAATTAACAAGGCTGGGTTGCGTGTTTATGAGGTTCCTATTTCCTGCAAGTATGCCACCAGCGTAGGTGCCAAGACTTCTACTGAAAATCCGTTTACTCACGGCATTGGACTTGTAATGTCCCTTGTTAAACTTGTCGTAGAAGAACGTCCTCTTCCATTTCTTGGAATTCCCGGTGCTATTTCCATTATCATAGGTGTCTCTTTTGGTCTTTGGTTGCTAGACATGTTTATAAAAACTAGAGAAATCGTTACCAACGTTGCATTAGCATCAATAGCCTTTCTCTTAATAGGGTTCTTTCTAACATTGACTGCTATAATCCTATATGCGATTACACGTTTGGCTAACAAATTTAATCATAGTAATCAAAAGCGTGAACTCATATGA
- a CDS encoding PQQ-like beta-propeller repeat protein: protein MNSLNLKNESRKLFNAKTTATVISLLLFVSVAAAIIPSASAATYTVSHTSYVYCSVSSSLIGVGQDQLLVYWTADMPPDTGETEGVISGAFNRATWSGVSFNVTAPDGTSTIYDVPTNQQDSIGGGYVMFAPDQVGTYTVQALFPAQWKNTTLVSGASTPKQYGYPNIYNQYYTADESSIVTFTVQTEALPLWNESPLPTAYWTRPINDASRLWSQLGGNWLQATYSTGAWLQPVGQSGGTTTRYVYGTGTETSHILWTRQYYVGGIMDERFGETGYQTGHYQGLEFNAIILNGRIYYADRADAYTQQSLATGINVVDLYSGELLGYYNNTKMPSYGQIYDYESPNQHGGFSMLWTNLGTAMGSGNGTVLAMQDGYALPLRTVAYIANATQSGTNVVGATGEMLWYNLVNYGTASNPNYYLTCWNNTNVLGLTATGPNTGTTYWQWRPEGGGFGGGPVYQQGRVLDGSTGYTFNVSIPTPIALSSIVNQTGSILTVRVGGTGTDDEFVILGTMGQNNELGDVKAKLWCLSLEQGSEGKQLWTTTYSAPYLPTANNETSGMFGSYSMVGVYPEDNVVLFHSTKQLKYWAFDMKTGQALWETEPEPDNNYYSTQTNYYNHTLLTTGYGGVCIAYDMATGKQVWNYTATNIGGESPYGNYPLNIFAICDDKIYLLTGEHSVGQPMWRGPNIRCISATDGSEIWTLLGMSADNGAHLTGMYMQMGDGRVVGLNYFDNQIYCIGPGTSATTVSAPQLGATVGSSVMITGTVTDQTQSGRRNTNNLYDFTLEGTPAVSDDSMSAWMEYLYENQAMPTNTTGVPVTIDAIDPNGNYQHLGDVTSDATGTFALQYKPEVSGTYQIIATFAGSKGYSGSYAQTYFAADDVAATPTPAATPVSEATIVSAIMTYTAAAAVAIIVAIAVVAILILRKRP, encoded by the coding sequence GTGAATTCTCTAAATCTCAAAAATGAAAGCAGGAAATTATTCAACGCAAAAACAACTGCTACCGTAATCTCTTTGCTTCTCTTCGTCTCTGTCGCTGCTGCCATTATCCCCTCTGCTTCTGCTGCTACATATACTGTCTCTCACACCTCCTACGTCTACTGTAGTGTCTCTAGTAGTCTCATCGGCGTTGGTCAGGACCAGTTGCTTGTCTACTGGACTGCTGACATGCCCCCTGATACTGGAGAAACCGAAGGTGTCATTTCTGGTGCTTTCAACCGTGCTACCTGGAGTGGCGTTTCTTTTAATGTGACTGCTCCAGATGGAACCTCTACCATCTATGATGTTCCTACTAATCAGCAGGACTCTATTGGTGGCGGTTACGTAATGTTTGCACCCGATCAGGTTGGTACTTACACTGTTCAGGCTCTTTTCCCTGCACAATGGAAGAACACCACCCTAGTTAGTGGCGCTTCAACACCAAAACAATACGGTTACCCCAACATCTACAACCAATACTACACTGCTGATGAAAGCTCTATTGTAACCTTTACCGTTCAAACGGAAGCTTTACCCCTTTGGAATGAGTCTCCTCTTCCAACCGCTTACTGGACTCGTCCAATTAACGACGCAAGTCGTCTTTGGAGTCAATTAGGCGGTAACTGGCTACAAGCAACCTACAGCACTGGTGCATGGCTACAACCTGTTGGTCAATCTGGCGGTACTACTACTCGGTATGTTTATGGTACTGGCACTGAGACTAGTCACATTCTTTGGACTCGTCAGTATTATGTTGGCGGTATTATGGATGAGCGTTTCGGTGAAACTGGCTATCAGACTGGTCACTATCAAGGCTTAGAATTCAACGCTATCATCCTAAACGGCAGAATCTATTATGCTGATCGTGCAGATGCATACACACAACAATCATTAGCTACTGGCATTAACGTAGTTGACTTATACTCTGGTGAATTGCTCGGTTACTATAACAATACTAAGATGCCTTCTTATGGTCAGATCTATGATTATGAGTCTCCTAACCAGCATGGCGGATTCTCTATGTTGTGGACTAATCTTGGTACTGCTATGGGTTCTGGTAACGGTACTGTTTTGGCTATGCAAGACGGATACGCACTACCTCTACGAACTGTCGCCTACATTGCTAACGCAACTCAAAGCGGCACAAACGTGGTTGGCGCTACCGGCGAAATGCTCTGGTACAACCTTGTCAACTATGGTACAGCCTCAAACCCCAACTACTACTTGACCTGTTGGAATAACACCAACGTTTTGGGCTTAACCGCAACTGGTCCCAATACCGGTACTACTTACTGGCAGTGGCGTCCTGAAGGCGGAGGCTTTGGCGGCGGTCCAGTCTACCAGCAAGGTCGTGTATTAGACGGAAGCACAGGCTACACATTCAACGTATCTATACCCACACCAATCGCACTCAGCAGCATTGTTAACCAGACAGGCTCAATTCTTACCGTACGCGTTGGCGGCACTGGTACTGATGATGAGTTTGTCATCCTTGGTACAATGGGCCAAAACAACGAATTAGGCGATGTTAAAGCCAAACTCTGGTGTCTTAGCCTTGAACAAGGCAGCGAAGGCAAACAACTCTGGACTACAACCTACTCAGCACCCTACCTACCAACCGCAAACAACGAAACCAGCGGCATGTTCGGCTCATACAGCATGGTCGGCGTTTATCCAGAAGATAACGTTGTCCTCTTCCACTCTACAAAGCAACTCAAATACTGGGCTTTTGACATGAAAACAGGTCAAGCCCTCTGGGAAACTGAACCTGAACCAGACAACAACTACTACAGCACACAAACCAACTACTACAACCACACTCTTTTGACCACTGGTTATGGCGGTGTTTGCATTGCTTATGACATGGCTACTGGCAAACAAGTCTGGAATTACACTGCTACTAACATCGGCGGCGAATCCCCCTACGGCAACTATCCACTCAACATCTTTGCAATCTGCGACGACAAAATCTATCTGCTCACTGGCGAGCACTCTGTTGGTCAACCTATGTGGAGAGGCCCCAACATTCGATGCATCAGCGCAACTGACGGCAGCGAAATCTGGACGCTTCTTGGCATGAGTGCAGACAACGGTGCTCACTTAACTGGCATGTATATGCAGATGGGTGATGGCAGAGTTGTTGGTCTTAACTACTTTGACAACCAAATCTACTGCATCGGCCCCGGAACAAGTGCAACTACCGTTTCTGCTCCTCAACTTGGCGCAACTGTTGGCTCTAGCGTAATGATCACTGGCACAGTTACTGATCAAACTCAATCTGGCAGACGCAACACTAACAACCTCTATGACTTCACTCTAGAAGGTACACCTGCTGTCTCTGATGATAGCATGTCTGCATGGATGGAGTACCTCTACGAGAACCAAGCTATGCCCACAAACACTACTGGTGTCCCAGTCACTATTGATGCTATTGATCCTAACGGCAACTATCAACACCTAGGCGATGTCACAAGCGATGCGACAGGCACTTTTGCTTTGCAGTATAAGCCTGAAGTTTCTGGCACTTACCAGATCATTGCAACCTTTGCAGGCTCTAAAGGCTACAGCGGCTCATACGCTCAGACCTACTTTGCAGCAGATGATGTAGCAGCAACTCCAACACCCGCAGCAACCCCAGTTAGTGAAGCAACGATTGTTTCAGCAATCATGACTTACACGGCAGCAGCCGCAGTGGCCATTATTGTTGCAATCGCAGTCGTAGCTATCCTTATCCTACGCAAACGCCCATAA
- a CDS encoding alpha-(1->3)-arabinofuranosyltransferase family protein codes for MAVLIIVLLGLIPLFWFQPGFIISNGDSYPNYINFQKTLNTARYLWSPNPMGTADLTPAYIIYEYIAVSLHSFGLNVNAIQIVFQIFFLIGAGLSMLYLTKSLYPALQVAPLIASIFYMFNFFVMQSRLNLGLAWTYTFIPLLVALLINAVAAAYSQKNRHANRLIICLAITSMIAFSVASINPTNIVLMLIALFLVVLYDLIKYRKQLRPLLVTIGKIALTAIPLNIWWLLPFLNVYLFSPHALNSTINIGSWSWTQERSSFLNLFWLNGIWSWLPDYVPYLYSYSSPLVISQYTSLAVGAQAPPFQPILAILVFVPFILAATALLFKTDKSKLNVCLMAGILVFLFLAKGIHEPLSDALLYQLPLMNMFREPTTKFTLLMVLFLAPLIGFSTAKLANLTVKKRRRLVKVGVPVFLAAILLIAVYPMLLNPLETKTQDFPYSSYVAIPNYWYDAASWINSQTGDYKVLFSPLDDFYQMPYTWGYYGIDQLLVSLIDKPVVSSDYLYSYVLKPESVTALNQLSQSTINNNQTTFRLLLDSLNIKYILQRNDVNVTNRNMPSPEKMADFFSEQPYLHLIKSFGELDIYEYDAAKPLVYVLPTSEFNQTSITIETLNETAAFWNFNSPQALQEWTNKSNYNSYPSAYGVTEITADNGSLKVNLWNTPLHWEIIGSPTIPVVYGTTYDVQADVKGQGYYQAYLRVFEYASNGSLLSYVATSETTQGKSNWTTPKLQFSPSNIYTKNIQVQIWCSGLIVDSPVKNTLWINNVNVTSHTKQLVTKNLDQLYNVNPNSTVSLIQYQNINPAEMKLTINATDPFVIVTSQSLDSSWIAKYDGQQTTATPLYLGLTGFFINSTGQFEVTISYQPQSWFYVFCIISIITLILCVTYLVGSYLTQLKRFF; via the coding sequence TTGGCAGTCCTTATCATAGTCCTCTTAGGGCTTATCCCCCTCTTTTGGTTCCAACCTGGATTCATTATAAGCAACGGCGACAGTTACCCAAACTACATAAACTTCCAAAAAACCCTAAACACCGCAAGATACCTGTGGTCTCCCAATCCAATGGGCACCGCCGATTTAACCCCCGCCTACATAATCTACGAGTACATAGCAGTTTCCTTGCACTCCTTTGGGCTAAACGTCAACGCCATCCAGATCGTTTTTCAAATCTTCTTTTTAATCGGTGCAGGGCTTTCAATGCTTTATCTCACAAAATCCCTCTACCCCGCCCTGCAGGTAGCTCCGTTAATCGCAAGCATATTTTACATGTTTAATTTTTTCGTAATGCAAAGCCGACTAAATCTGGGCTTGGCTTGGACTTACACCTTTATCCCACTGCTCGTTGCATTGCTAATTAATGCAGTGGCTGCCGCTTACTCCCAAAAAAATCGACATGCAAACCGGCTGATTATCTGTTTAGCGATCACTTCAATGATCGCCTTCTCGGTGGCAAGCATAAATCCCACAAACATTGTTCTAATGCTAATCGCATTATTCCTCGTAGTACTATACGATTTAATAAAATACCGAAAACAACTACGCCCTCTACTTGTAACTATAGGAAAAATCGCCTTAACCGCCATCCCCCTTAACATATGGTGGCTTCTGCCTTTCCTCAACGTCTATCTTTTTTCTCCACACGCCCTCAATTCCACAATAAACATCGGCAGTTGGAGTTGGACCCAAGAACGGTCCTCTTTCCTCAACCTGTTTTGGCTAAACGGCATCTGGAGTTGGCTCCCCGACTACGTCCCCTACCTCTACTCATATTCCAGCCCCTTAGTAATCTCTCAGTATACCTCCCTAGCAGTCGGTGCACAAGCCCCGCCGTTCCAACCTATCCTTGCCATACTGGTCTTTGTGCCCTTCATTTTGGCAGCAACCGCGTTACTCTTTAAAACCGACAAATCAAAACTCAACGTGTGCCTAATGGCGGGTATCCTCGTTTTTCTGTTCCTCGCAAAAGGCATCCATGAACCTTTGAGCGACGCTTTGCTGTATCAACTGCCACTAATGAATATGTTCCGAGAACCCACCACTAAATTCACACTACTGATGGTCCTTTTCTTGGCGCCACTAATCGGCTTTAGCACCGCGAAACTAGCTAACTTAACGGTTAAAAAACGCAGGCGCCTAGTAAAAGTCGGGGTTCCTGTTTTTTTGGCAGCAATACTGCTGATTGCAGTTTATCCCATGCTTCTTAACCCTCTTGAAACCAAAACGCAGGATTTCCCCTATTCCTCATATGTAGCCATTCCCAATTACTGGTATGACGCGGCGTCTTGGATAAATAGCCAAACCGGCGACTACAAAGTACTCTTTAGTCCTCTGGATGATTTCTACCAAATGCCCTACACTTGGGGCTATTACGGAATCGACCAACTGCTTGTATCATTAATTGACAAGCCAGTAGTGTCTTCCGATTACCTCTACAGTTACGTTTTAAAACCCGAATCGGTAACCGCTCTAAACCAACTGTCCCAATCGACAATTAACAACAACCAAACCACCTTTAGACTCCTGCTGGACTCACTAAACATCAAATACATACTTCAACGAAACGATGTCAACGTAACAAACAGAAATATGCCGTCACCTGAAAAAATGGCTGACTTCTTCTCAGAACAACCTTATCTTCATTTAATAAAATCCTTCGGAGAACTCGACATTTACGAATACGACGCGGCTAAACCACTCGTGTATGTTCTCCCCACTTCAGAATTTAACCAAACCAGCATAACAATCGAAACCCTCAACGAGACCGCTGCCTTCTGGAATTTCAATTCTCCCCAAGCCCTGCAAGAGTGGACAAATAAATCAAATTATAACAGCTATCCGAGCGCCTACGGGGTAACAGAAATCACGGCAGATAACGGTTCACTTAAAGTAAACCTCTGGAATACACCCCTTCACTGGGAAATAATCGGTTCCCCCACTATCCCCGTTGTATATGGAACTACTTATGACGTTCAAGCAGACGTTAAAGGACAAGGCTACTATCAAGCCTACCTGCGCGTTTTTGAGTACGCATCAAACGGGTCCCTTCTAAGCTACGTCGCCACATCGGAAACCACCCAAGGCAAATCTAATTGGACTACCCCAAAACTACAATTCAGCCCCTCAAACATATACACAAAAAACATTCAAGTACAAATATGGTGTTCAGGTCTAATCGTTGACTCTCCAGTCAAAAATACCCTTTGGATAAACAACGTTAACGTGACTTCCCATACCAAACAACTTGTTACAAAAAACCTTGACCAACTCTACAACGTTAACCCAAACTCGACCGTATCACTTATACAATACCAAAACATCAACCCCGCAGAAATGAAACTAACCATAAACGCCACAGATCCCTTTGTTATAGTGACCAGTCAATCCTTAGATAGCTCTTGGATTGCCAAATACGATGGTCAACAAACTACTGCTACGCCCCTATACCTTGGTTTAACAGGCTTCTTCATAAACTCTACAGGGCAATTCGAAGTAACCATTTCTTATCAGCCCCAATCTTGGTTTTACGTTTTTTGCATAATTTCAATAATCACGTTAATTCTATGTGTCACCTATCTCGTTGGTTCCTACTTAACACAGCTGAAACGCTTTTTTTGA
- a CDS encoding glycosyltransferase family 2 protein, producing MIKAPKVAIIIVNYNGLKYLNNCLSSLQEQTYPNYSIIVYDNASTDNSVNFIKKNFPNVLVIEGSKNVGFAQGNNLAIAYAQKQNPAYLFLVNNDTAADRDLLQKIVDTIQSDESLGIVAPAVYDLYNRETLQELGMTIDRFGYPLALKKPEDKNKVFFVSGCAMLIKSDVIRKIGAFDDNYFMFAEDLDLSWRAQLAGYLLTVNGSAKIFHASGGSLEGGVLKASKYSTNNQRIFFRERNTLRTLLKNYDLANVFGILPFYCGALLFESALWFSYKKPQTAVALLRAVSYNVRFFPDAYRDRLRVQQLRKTSDRVLGKKMVRGYCKLVIMKSVGVPNVR from the coding sequence ATGATTAAGGCACCCAAAGTAGCAATAATTATTGTCAACTATAACGGTTTAAAATACCTAAATAACTGCCTCAGCTCTCTTCAAGAACAAACTTATCCGAATTACTCGATAATAGTTTACGATAATGCTTCAACTGACAATTCAGTGAATTTCATCAAAAAAAACTTCCCAAACGTTTTAGTCATAGAGGGCTCAAAAAACGTTGGGTTTGCTCAAGGAAACAACCTTGCAATAGCATATGCACAAAAACAAAATCCTGCCTACCTTTTCTTAGTCAATAACGATACAGCCGCAGACAGGGACCTTCTACAAAAAATAGTTGACACAATCCAGAGTGACGAGTCATTGGGTATTGTCGCTCCGGCAGTGTACGACCTGTATAATCGAGAAACCCTTCAGGAACTCGGCATGACCATCGACAGGTTCGGCTATCCCTTAGCGCTAAAAAAACCTGAAGATAAAAACAAAGTCTTTTTTGTTTCCGGTTGCGCGATGCTGATTAAATCTGACGTAATTAGAAAAATCGGCGCTTTTGATGACAACTATTTTATGTTCGCGGAGGATTTAGACCTAAGTTGGCGCGCCCAACTTGCCGGTTATTTACTCACAGTAAACGGTTCAGCAAAGATTTTTCATGCAAGCGGCGGCAGCCTAGAGGGCGGCGTACTCAAAGCCTCAAAATATTCAACCAATAATCAACGTATTTTTTTTAGAGAACGAAACACACTGCGGACTCTGCTTAAGAACTATGATTTAGCAAACGTTTTCGGGATACTGCCTTTTTACTGTGGGGCATTGCTCTTTGAGAGCGCTCTGTGGTTTTCCTATAAAAAGCCCCAGACTGCTGTTGCTCTCTTGAGGGCTGTTTCTTATAATGTTAGATTTTTCCCAGATGCCTACCGTGATAGACTGAGAGTTCAACAGTTGAGAAAAACCTCTGACCGCGTTTTGGGGAAGAAAATGGTTAGGGGCTACTGTAAACTTGTGATAATGAAGAGTGTTGGCGTTCCAAATGTGCGATGA
- a CDS encoding glycosyltransferase: protein MGQVNFSFVLPAYNEEIFIEDTLGTIDHMIKDNSIQYEILVVDDGSKDKTFTKALQYAQRNCHVKVIHYPKNTGKGYAVKTGFFEATGDIVVFIDSDMDIDPAVISMYVKELEHADLVIATKWHPNSVVSMPFGRKFLSRTFNVLVRLLIGFNLKDTQVGLKAMKRSAVNDIIPRLAVKRYAFDVELLAVAHLFDLKIVEMPVSLNITSQFKPKEVWRMFVDLLGIAYRLKITRWYQRSIVTKDI from the coding sequence ATGGGTCAAGTTAATTTTTCTTTTGTACTTCCTGCATACAATGAAGAAATCTTCATTGAGGACACCTTGGGAACCATTGACCATATGATTAAGGATAATTCCATTCAATACGAAATTCTGGTCGTAGACGATGGAAGTAAAGACAAAACCTTCACTAAAGCCCTCCAATATGCTCAAAGAAACTGTCACGTAAAAGTTATCCACTACCCAAAAAACACCGGCAAAGGGTATGCAGTAAAAACTGGCTTTTTCGAGGCAACCGGCGACATAGTAGTCTTCATTGATAGCGACATGGACATAGACCCCGCTGTCATCTCAATGTATGTTAAAGAATTGGAGCACGCTGATTTAGTAATCGCTACCAAATGGCATCCTAATTCTGTTGTTTCCATGCCCTTTGGCCGAAAGTTCCTCAGCCGCACATTTAACGTGCTAGTCAGGTTATTGATTGGATTTAACCTAAAAGACACGCAAGTCGGCTTAAAGGCAATGAAACGCAGTGCAGTTAACGATATTATTCCCCGCCTTGCCGTGAAACGCTACGCTTTTGACGTAGAATTATTGGCGGTTGCTCACCTTTTTGATCTAAAAATCGTTGAAATGCCTGTATCACTCAATATCACTTCTCAATTTAAGCCTAAAGAAGTTTGGCGTATGTTTGTCGATTTGCTGGGCATCGCATACCGACTAAAGATAACTCGTTGGTATCAACGTTCAATTGTAACAAAAGACATATAG